From a region of the Campylobacter showae genome:
- a CDS encoding FecCD family ABC transporter permease, with product MTFKPGAFKSNLLFLFVLLGALLLCMIAALMLGDYKISIAKILDVLNLKIFDIPAAGISKMDQTVIFKIRMPRILTAVIVGFALSNAGAIYQACFKNPLVEPFILGASSGAALGAALAILFSGIFFNIALSAFAFSFFAVFLSYTLAKNGGIVPVVGLILSGVIVSSIFSACVSIVKYVSEDAQLREITFWMMGGLYYSKWQSLGEIASVTGVCFVALCTLAWKLNLLSLGDDQARSLGINPEKYKLIFITIATLMTAVCVANVGIIAWIGLIMPHVARLISGPDNRWVLPLSGLIGALYLLVCDTLARTVAMAEIPVGIITSLVGAPFLIALLRSKAKELLK from the coding sequence ATGACTTTTAAGCCCGGCGCTTTTAAGTCAAATTTACTATTTTTATTCGTTCTTTTGGGCGCGCTTTTGCTCTGTATGATCGCGGCGCTCATGCTCGGGGATTATAAAATTTCGATCGCTAAAATTTTAGACGTTTTAAATTTGAAAATTTTTGACATCCCCGCCGCAGGCATCTCAAAAATGGATCAAACCGTCATCTTTAAAATCAGAATGCCTAGAATTTTAACCGCCGTGATAGTGGGCTTCGCGCTTTCAAACGCGGGCGCGATATATCAGGCCTGCTTTAAAAACCCGCTCGTTGAGCCCTTTATACTGGGGGCTAGCTCGGGCGCGGCTTTGGGTGCGGCGCTAGCGATACTGTTTTCGGGCATATTTTTTAATATCGCTTTAAGCGCGTTTGCTTTTTCGTTTTTTGCGGTGTTTTTATCCTATACGCTCGCAAAAAACGGCGGCATAGTGCCCGTGGTGGGACTTATCCTGTCGGGCGTCATCGTAAGCTCGATATTTTCGGCGTGCGTATCGATCGTAAAATACGTCAGCGAGGACGCGCAGCTAAGAGAGATCACCTTTTGGATGATGGGCGGGCTATACTACTCCAAATGGCAAAGCCTAGGCGAGATCGCCTCGGTCACGGGAGTTTGCTTTGTAGCACTTTGCACGCTTGCATGGAAGTTAAATTTACTAAGCCTGGGCGACGATCAGGCAAGAAGCCTCGGCATAAATCCCGAAAAATACAAGCTCATATTTATAACGATCGCTACCTTGATGACCGCAGTGTGCGTGGCAAACGTGGGCATCATCGCGTGGATCGGGCTCATCATGCCTCACGTCGCGCGCCTCATAAGCGGCCCTGATAACAGATGGGTGCTGCCGCTATCGGGGCTCATAGGCGCGCTGTATCTGCTCGTATGCGATACGCTCGCGCGTACGGTAGCGATGGCTGAGATACCCGTAGGCATCATAACCTCTTTGGTGGGCGCGCCCTTTCTCATCGCACTTTTAAGAAGCAAGGCAAAGGAGCTGCTAAAATGA
- a CDS encoding ABC transporter ATP-binding protein, producing the protein MILQTKNLSFSYGGFGLEDVSIEIKRGSICGLLGTNGSGKSTFFNCCMKFLSIKGGEIYVGSQNTKHKSPAWMAKNIAYVAQHTELHFPFFVRDIVLMGRSTHIKSLFGFSKDDKRAVSESMEFIGISHLADKKMNELSGGQRQLVFIARALAQDTPLILLDEPTSALDFKNQITLWKILKKIAAGGKTIVICTHEPNHILWFCDEVIVFRDGRIVSKGSVAQVLNDELLTEIYGDVCTFERLAQKEVILPKL; encoded by the coding sequence ATGATACTGCAAACCAAAAATTTATCCTTCAGCTACGGAGGATTTGGGCTCGAAGACGTAAGCATCGAGATCAAAAGAGGCAGTATATGCGGGCTTTTGGGCACTAACGGCAGCGGCAAGAGCACGTTTTTTAACTGCTGTATGAAATTTCTAAGTATCAAAGGCGGCGAAATTTACGTTGGTTCGCAAAACACGAAGCACAAAAGCCCCGCGTGGATGGCTAAAAACATCGCCTACGTCGCGCAGCACACCGAGCTGCATTTTCCGTTTTTCGTAAGAGACATCGTCCTGATGGGGCGTTCCACGCACATAAAGAGCCTATTTGGCTTTAGTAAAGACGACAAAAGGGCGGTGAGCGAGTCGATGGAGTTTATCGGTATCTCGCATCTGGCGGATAAAAAGATGAACGAGCTTAGCGGCGGGCAGCGGCAGCTCGTTTTTATCGCCAGGGCGCTCGCGCAGGATACGCCGCTCATCTTGCTTGATGAGCCGACGTCTGCGCTTGATTTTAAAAATCAGATCACGCTTTGGAAAATTTTAAAAAAGATCGCTGCGGGCGGCAAGACGATCGTCATCTGCACGCACGAGCCAAACCACATCCTTTGGTTTTGCGACGAAGTGATAGTATTCCGCGACGGGCGGATCGTCTCAAAAGGCAGCGTCGCACAGGTCTTAAACGACGAGCTGCTGACTGAAATTTACGGCGACGTCTGCACCTTTGAGAGGCTCGCGCAAAAAGAAGTGATCCTGCCTAAGCTCTAG
- a CDS encoding response regulator transcription factor produces the protein MKKILLVSDDVEMQLNLNAALYRFNIRIVRFENLSELKEDYYNGNRYIFYVIDVKTKDLANFESVKFLRDNGSLTPVMILVDKAIPALYKKIYYAKYDDFMVKPFLPEEFLFRVFRNCRILLGSKFELKNGAIYDKNSLTLHINGTSIMLGKKEGLFLEILAKNAPHVVTIQELEWSIYKDENVSSDRLRSLVRQLRAKLPFELIKTVRSIGYSLEE, from the coding sequence ATGAAGAAAATTTTGCTCGTTAGCGACGACGTGGAGATGCAACTAAACCTCAACGCCGCGCTTTACCGCTTTAACATCCGCATAGTTCGCTTTGAAAATTTAAGCGAGCTAAAAGAGGATTATTACAACGGCAACCGCTACATCTTTTACGTCATCGACGTAAAGACGAAGGATCTGGCAAATTTTGAGTCGGTCAAATTTCTGCGAGATAACGGGAGCCTAACTCCCGTTATGATCCTCGTAGATAAGGCTATTCCTGCGCTTTACAAGAAAATTTACTACGCCAAATACGACGACTTTATGGTAAAGCCTTTTTTGCCGGAGGAGTTTTTGTTTCGCGTGTTTAGAAACTGCCGAATTTTGCTTGGAAGCAAATTTGAGCTAAAAAACGGCGCTATCTACGACAAAAACAGCCTCACGCTACACATAAACGGCACAAGTATAATGCTGGGCAAAAAAGAGGGGTTGTTTTTAGAAATTTTGGCCAAAAATGCCCCGCACGTAGTAACGATCCAGGAGCTTGAGTGGAGTATCTATAAAGACGAAAACGTCTCGTCCGATCGCCTGCGCTCGCTCGTGCGTCAGCTACGTGCGAAGCTACCGTTTGAGCTAATAAAAACCGTGCGCAGTATCGGGTATAGTTTAGAAGAGTAG
- a CDS encoding cytochrome c3 family protein, whose translation MKISKKVLALIILVSGIIGFLVVLPVHYALEETSGEKFCVVCHEMDPMVIAYSNDVHSGKGKSGVRAKCVDCHIPHDNLAKYVLVKAKNGLMEGYIHFFKDPEAIDWHKNREKREHFVFDNGCVSCHTNLVDNKLTSAQAQKMHAHYQSLLNTDKQLTCASCHAEVGHSGLNNMLNYWKPEYKIYEKKAAIKKEEIKKAYFGEDYVGPKVENKEGNATKK comes from the coding sequence ATGAAAATTTCAAAGAAAGTACTAGCGCTTATTATATTAGTAAGCGGCATTATAGGGTTTTTAGTCGTACTTCCCGTGCATTACGCCCTAGAAGAAACTAGCGGAGAGAAGTTTTGCGTAGTGTGTCACGAGATGGATCCTATGGTTATAGCTTATAGTAACGACGTACATAGCGGCAAAGGCAAAAGCGGAGTAAGGGCTAAATGCGTAGACTGCCACATACCTCACGACAACCTAGCTAAATACGTCCTAGTTAAAGCTAAAAACGGATTGATGGAGGGATATATTCATTTCTTTAAAGACCCTGAGGCTATAGACTGGCATAAAAACAGAGAGAAAAGAGAGCACTTCGTATTTGATAACGGTTGCGTTAGCTGCCATACGAATTTGGTGGATAATAAGCTAACCTCAGCCCAAGCTCAAAAGATGCACGCTCACTATCAAAGCTTGCTAAATACGGATAAGCAACTAACCTGCGCTAGCTGTCACGCCGAGGTAGGCCACAGCGGGCTAAACAATATGCTAAACTACTGGAAGCCTGAATACAAAATCTACGAAAAGAAAGCCGCAATCAAAAAAGAAGAGATAAAGAAGGCATATTTCGGGGAGGATTATGTGGGGCCGAAGGTAGAAAATAAAGAAGGCAATGCCACCAAAAAGTAG
- a CDS encoding cytochrome c3 family protein: protein MKHKAFLALCASMLLCSFAFSAGAPSAKITSLVDLNVTDELRAKHPLKPHHEKLSFTCLDCHEGQGNDASKFKSIGDKGCLSCHGDKKKIAKRLEYMDLLKANPHNSVHDGPTLYCDECHNEHKKSTNMCTECHEHEVPQWMGVTP from the coding sequence ATGAAACACAAAGCGTTTCTCGCCTTGTGCGCATCTATGCTACTATGCTCTTTTGCATTTAGCGCAGGAGCCCCAAGCGCAAAGATAACGTCTTTAGTCGATCTTAACGTCACCGACGAGCTGCGAGCCAAACACCCTTTAAAGCCTCATCACGAAAAACTAAGCTTCACCTGTCTTGATTGTCACGAAGGACAAGGAAACGACGCTAGTAAATTTAAATCTATCGGCGATAAAGGCTGTTTGTCCTGTCACGGCGACAAGAAAAAGATAGCTAAAAGACTAGAATACATGGATCTGCTAAAAGCAAATCCTCACAACTCGGTTCACGACGGCCCTACGCTATACTGCGACGAGTGCCACAACGAGCATAAAAAATCAACCAATATGTGCACGGAGTGCCACGAACACGAAGTTCCGCAATGGATGGGGGTAACGCCATGA
- a CDS encoding flavocytochrome c has protein sequence MQEQMSRRDLLKLGMAGAGALALGAVNAQASVLNAKDVKFDEEWDVIIIGSGFAGLAAGLKAAQKGNKVLILEKMGRIGGNSVINGGGMAVANNPVQAKTNIKDSKELFIADCLKAGLGINHTELLETLVDRGMDAYNFLVENGVQFKEHCAHFGGHTVARSLLTTNDSGSGYIQPMLEKFEALKDKGCELRRRAKFDDFVLDDSGRVVGVTIREEYRFDDKLYSDDLENTSGTKKTLKANKGVVLAAGGFCRDKAFRKLQDPRIPDDVDSTNHPGATAGALLKAFEIGAYPVQVDWIQFGPWASPDEKGFGTAPILTQQGTFKYGIAVDIRTGKRFMNELADRKTRADAEFKILREKPGAYPITFADTKMAFKDLSEEIIQKGMGSGKLVGECATLDDIAKKYGVPADALKETVKKYNEGVKAKKDEFGKQESALSEINEAGPFYVIRLSPKPHHTMGGLKINAKAEVISSKTNKPIPGLYAAGEITGGTHGASRLGTVAITDCIVFGMIAGENLA, from the coding sequence ATGCAAGAGCAAATGTCAAGACGCGACTTGTTAAAGCTAGGTATGGCGGGTGCGGGCGCGCTCGCGCTAGGTGCGGTAAATGCGCAAGCAAGCGTGCTAAACGCAAAGGACGTCAAATTTGACGAAGAGTGGGACGTGATCATCATTGGCTCGGGCTTTGCGGGACTTGCGGCAGGCTTAAAAGCGGCGCAAAAAGGCAATAAGGTACTAATCCTAGAAAAAATGGGTCGCATCGGCGGTAACTCCGTAATCAACGGCGGCGGCATGGCGGTCGCAAACAACCCGGTGCAAGCAAAAACTAACATCAAAGATAGCAAAGAGCTATTTATCGCCGACTGTCTAAAAGCCGGTCTTGGTATCAACCACACAGAGCTTTTGGAGACTTTGGTCGATCGCGGTATGGACGCGTATAACTTCCTAGTTGAAAACGGCGTTCAGTTTAAAGAGCACTGCGCGCACTTCGGCGGTCACACGGTCGCTCGCTCGCTGCTAACCACAAACGACTCGGGTTCGGGCTACATCCAGCCGATGCTTGAGAAATTCGAAGCGCTAAAAGACAAAGGCTGCGAGCTTCGCCGCCGCGCCAAATTTGACGACTTCGTGCTAGACGACAGCGGCCGCGTCGTGGGCGTGACGATCAGAGAAGAGTATAGGTTCGACGATAAGCTTTACAGCGACGACCTAGAAAACACGAGCGGCACGAAAAAAACGCTAAAGGCAAACAAAGGCGTCGTTCTAGCAGCCGGTGGATTTTGCCGAGATAAGGCGTTTAGAAAGCTCCAAGACCCGCGCATCCCTGATGACGTCGATAGCACGAACCACCCCGGAGCTACTGCGGGCGCGCTGCTAAAAGCATTTGAGATCGGCGCGTATCCGGTGCAAGTAGACTGGATACAGTTTGGTCCATGGGCGAGCCCGGACGAAAAGGGCTTTGGCACCGCTCCGATTTTGACGCAGCAAGGTACCTTTAAATACGGTATCGCGGTCGATATCCGCACCGGCAAGCGCTTTATGAACGAGCTAGCCGACCGCAAAACCCGTGCGGACGCCGAGTTTAAAATTTTACGCGAAAAACCGGGCGCGTATCCGATAACCTTCGCCGACACCAAAATGGCGTTTAAAGACCTAAGCGAAGAGATCATCCAAAAAGGCATGGGTAGCGGCAAACTAGTGGGCGAGTGCGCTACGCTCGATGATATCGCTAAAAAATACGGCGTACCTGCCGACGCGTTAAAAGAAACCGTAAAGAAATATAACGAAGGCGTAAAGGCTAAAAAAGATGAATTTGGCAAACAAGAAAGCGCGCTAAGCGAGATCAACGAGGCAGGACCGTTCTACGTCATCCGCCTATCGCCGAAGCCTCACCACACCATGGGCGGCCTAAAGATCAACGCCAAAGCCGAGGTCATCTCAAGTAAGACGAATAAACCGATCCCTGGCCTATATGCCGCAGGCGAGATCACCGGCGGTACGCACGGCGCGAGCAGACTCGGTACGGTTGCGATAACCGACTGCATAGTGTTTGGGATGATAGCTGGAGAAAATCTAGCTTAA
- the thrS gene encoding threonine--tRNA ligase, with protein sequence MSDIIAYKLDGNIVDTQSINGRENAAEPIYFDNSPDALNVIRHSCAHLMAQAIKELYPQAKFFVGPNVEDGFYYDFKVDEANSKLSDEDLEAIEAKMKELAEAKLDIVKASSTKAFMSDKFKDDELKQEVLKRIPEGEVSSYKQGNFEDLCRGPHLPNTKFLRFFKLTRVAGAYLGGDETREMINRIYGTAFADKESLKEHIRIIEEAKKRDHRKLGVEMKLFTFDEEVGGGLPIWLPNGGRLRSKLEQILYKAHRDRGYEPVRGPELLKADVWKKSGHYANYKENMYFTTIDEAEYGIKPMNCVGHIKVYQSDIRSYRDLPLKFFEYGVVHRHEKSGVLHGLFRVREFAQDDSHIFCMPSQIKENILEILKFAGKIMENFGFHYEMEISTKPAKAIGGDEIWETATKALKEALDENGFKYGIDEGGGAFYGPKIDIKITDALKRKWQCGTIQVDFNLPERFDLGYIDANNERRQPVMLHRALLGSFERFIGILIEHTGGELPFFVAPTQVVIVPISDAHLDYAKTVAKELRKIGVDSEIASKNESLNKRIRTAEKQRVPMIAVLGDNEVANSAIALRDRTTREQKDMKLDEFVELLKSKLAEVSF encoded by the coding sequence ATGAGCGATATCATCGCATACAAACTAGATGGAAACATAGTCGATACTCAGAGTATCAACGGGCGAGAAAACGCCGCAGAGCCGATTTATTTTGACAACTCCCCCGACGCGCTAAACGTCATCAGACACTCCTGTGCTCACCTCATGGCGCAAGCGATCAAAGAGCTTTATCCTCAGGCTAAATTTTTCGTCGGACCAAATGTCGAGGACGGATTTTATTATGATTTTAAGGTCGATGAGGCTAACAGCAAGCTTAGCGACGAGGATTTAGAGGCGATAGAAGCCAAGATGAAAGAGCTAGCCGAAGCGAAGCTTGATATCGTCAAAGCAAGCTCCACAAAAGCCTTTATGAGCGATAAATTTAAAGACGACGAGCTAAAACAAGAGGTGCTAAAACGTATCCCCGAAGGCGAAGTCAGCAGCTACAAGCAAGGAAATTTCGAGGATTTGTGCCGCGGACCGCACTTGCCAAATACCAAATTTTTAAGATTTTTTAAACTAACCCGCGTAGCTGGAGCGTATCTTGGCGGCGACGAGACGCGCGAGATGATAAACCGCATTTACGGAACGGCATTTGCCGATAAAGAGAGCCTAAAAGAGCACATCCGCATCATCGAAGAGGCCAAAAAACGCGACCACAGAAAGCTTGGCGTCGAGATGAAGCTGTTTACCTTCGACGAAGAGGTCGGCGGCGGCCTACCGATCTGGTTGCCAAACGGCGGACGCTTGCGCTCCAAACTAGAGCAAATTTTATACAAAGCGCACCGCGACCGCGGCTACGAGCCAGTGCGCGGACCAGAGCTACTAAAAGCCGACGTATGGAAAAAGAGCGGCCACTACGCAAACTATAAAGAAAATATGTACTTTACGACGATCGACGAGGCCGAATACGGCATAAAACCGATGAACTGCGTCGGCCACATCAAGGTCTATCAGTCAGACATCCGCTCATACCGCGATTTGCCGCTTAAATTTTTCGAATACGGCGTCGTGCACCGCCACGAAAAAAGCGGCGTTTTGCACGGACTTTTTAGGGTGCGCGAATTTGCCCAGGACGACTCGCACATCTTTTGTATGCCAAGTCAAATAAAAGAAAATATCCTAGAAATCTTAAAATTTGCCGGCAAAATAATGGAAAATTTCGGCTTCCACTACGAGATGGAGATTTCGACCAAGCCTGCAAAAGCGATCGGCGGGGACGAAATTTGGGAAACAGCAACGAAAGCCCTAAAAGAAGCGCTTGACGAAAACGGATTTAAATACGGTATCGACGAGGGCGGCGGCGCATTCTACGGTCCAAAAATCGACATAAAAATCACCGACGCACTAAAACGCAAGTGGCAGTGCGGCACGATCCAGGTCGATTTTAACCTGCCTGAGCGCTTTGATCTGGGCTACATCGACGCAAATAACGAACGCCGGCAGCCCGTCATGCTACACCGCGCGCTACTGGGAAGCTTTGAGAGGTTTATCGGCATCTTGATCGAGCACACCGGCGGCGAGCTACCGTTTTTCGTTGCTCCGACGCAAGTAGTCATCGTGCCGATTAGCGACGCGCACCTAGACTACGCCAAAACCGTCGCCAAAGAGCTTCGCAAAATCGGCGTAGATAGCGAAATCGCGAGCAAAAACGAGAGCCTAAACAAACGCATTCGCACCGCAGAAAAACAGCGCGTGCCGATGATTGCGGTACTTGGTGACAACGAAGTGGCAAATAGCGCCATCGCTCTGCGCGACCGCACGACCAGGGAGCAAAAAGATATGAAGCTGGATGAATTCGTCGAGCTGCTAAAATCAAAACTCGCCGAGGTAAGTTTTTGA
- the infC gene encoding translation initiation factor IF-3 produces MAKENEVLLNEDIRASEVRCVGDDGTAYGVIPRVEALKIAEKMGLDLVLIAPDAKPPVCKIMDYGKFRYQQEKKQKEAKKKQKTIEVKEIKLSVKIAQNDINYKVKHALEFLEDGKHVKFRVFLKGREMSNPEAGVAMLQKVWEMVKDVSDRDKEPLLEGRYVNMLVTPKR; encoded by the coding sequence TTGGCTAAAGAAAACGAAGTGTTGCTCAACGAAGATATCAGAGCGAGCGAAGTAAGATGCGTGGGGGACGACGGCACAGCATACGGCGTCATCCCAAGAGTAGAGGCCTTGAAAATCGCCGAGAAAATGGGGCTTGATCTGGTGCTAATCGCGCCTGACGCTAAACCTCCCGTTTGCAAAATAATGGACTACGGCAAATTCCGCTACCAGCAGGAAAAAAAGCAAAAAGAGGCCAAGAAAAAGCAAAAAACGATCGAAGTAAAAGAGATCAAACTCTCCGTCAAAATCGCTCAAAACGACATCAACTACAAAGTCAAGCACGCGCTTGAGTTTTTAGAGGACGGCAAACACGTCAAATTTCGCGTATTTCTAAAAGGTCGCGAGATGAGCAATCCGGAAGCGGGCGTCGCGATGCTACAAAAGGTCTGGGAGATGGTAAAAGACGTCTCCGACCGCGATAAAGAGCCACTGCTAGAAGGCCGCTACGTCAATATGTTGGTAACGCCGAAGAGGTAA
- a CDS encoding DUF3137 domain-containing protein, translating into MLFALPAASNLFAALGEKPARGLSENGQNTAQSNLSSELKELENERINLVAAVKKANLIGIGVGICVGAAIAYLLDAIFGVTLGAISYAATTGLLTASKRREFRANFKRQIIENIVKKHGLSYDKDRGLGLDDFFTIYDCRVDEWSSEDLVEGDIDGVSVKFSDFYAAKKAKKKNSTETVVQFQGVLFKADFNKTLSSITQIAHVNSRNLAIYGKKANMDDVRFEKIFDVYTTDQIGARYALSPALMENFTHLCLRLDAPVNAVLKDSQIFIAVETWRDDFEPDIRKSLINNETIALYESEIASFTQIVKELNLNRKIW; encoded by the coding sequence GTGCTTTTCGCGCTTCCCGCGGCTTCTAATCTTTTTGCGGCCTTAGGCGAAAAACCCGCCCGAGGTTTAAGCGAAAACGGCCAAAATACAGCCCAAAGCAATCTTTCGTCCGAGCTAAAAGAGCTAGAAAACGAGCGCATAAATTTAGTAGCCGCCGTCAAAAAAGCAAATTTGATCGGCATTGGCGTCGGCATTTGCGTGGGCGCGGCGATAGCGTATCTTTTAGACGCGATTTTTGGCGTGACGCTGGGCGCGATCTCATATGCTGCGACGACCGGCCTTTTGACTGCGTCTAAAAGGCGTGAATTTAGGGCGAATTTTAAGCGTCAGATCATAGAAAATATCGTAAAAAAACACGGTCTTAGCTACGATAAAGACCGCGGGCTAGGGCTTGATGATTTTTTTACGATTTACGATTGCAGGGTCGATGAGTGGAGCAGCGAGGATCTCGTTGAGGGCGATATAGATGGCGTCAGTGTCAAATTTAGCGACTTTTACGCGGCCAAAAAGGCGAAAAAGAAAAACAGCACCGAGACGGTCGTGCAGTTTCAAGGCGTGCTTTTTAAGGCCGATTTTAATAAAACCTTAAGCTCCATAACGCAAATCGCACATGTAAATTCAAGAAATTTAGCAATCTACGGCAAAAAGGCGAATATGGACGACGTGAGATTTGAGAAGATATTTGACGTCTATACGACCGATCAGATCGGCGCCAGATACGCGCTTAGCCCGGCGCTAATGGAAAATTTTACCCATCTTTGCCTAAGACTAGACGCGCCGGTAAACGCCGTTTTAAAGGATAGCCAAATCTTTATCGCAGTAGAGACCTGGCGCGACGACTTTGAGCCAGATATCCGCAAGTCCCTAATAAACAACGAAACCATAGCGCTTTACGAGAGCGAGATAGCAAGCTTTACCCAGATAGTAAAAGAGTTAAATTTAAACCGCAAAATTTGGTAA
- a CDS encoding methylenetetrahydrofolate reductase, whose protein sequence is MLKEKILNKEKGLVLYGLTPPKAEFDEAKLRDISDRWTGRIESINADGLVLYEVQDESERNESERTFEFSGTLSPEIYYRDYLNVATPSVFYRVASGYAEDAFRAAIAAQSSNLNVLVGATSSSQKVRLNLARAYEIAGEFENLAVGGVCIAERHAKKGDEPQRMREKIAAGAKFFISQAIFDADMTRKFLEGCAAAKITEPIFLTFSTAGNPKTLEFIKWLGVSVPSAVEARLNAGEDYLAQSCEIIKEIWRELKKFGDENGLNLSANIESVMAKRAEIEASLELAREFRLL, encoded by the coding sequence ATGCTAAAAGAAAAAATTTTAAACAAAGAAAAGGGGCTCGTGCTCTACGGGCTAACGCCACCAAAGGCTGAATTTGACGAGGCTAAGCTGCGCGACATCTCGGATCGCTGGACGGGCAGGATAGAGAGCATAAACGCCGACGGACTCGTGCTCTATGAGGTGCAAGACGAGAGCGAGAGAAACGAAAGCGAGCGGACTTTTGAGTTCAGCGGCACGCTAAGCCCGGAAATTTACTACCGAGACTACCTAAACGTCGCGACGCCGAGCGTTTTTTACCGCGTAGCTAGCGGCTACGCCGAGGACGCATTTCGCGCGGCGATTGCGGCTCAAAGCTCAAATCTAAACGTGCTAGTCGGAGCGACGTCCAGCTCGCAAAAAGTGCGGCTAAATTTGGCTCGCGCGTACGAGATCGCTGGCGAATTTGAAAATTTGGCTGTCGGCGGAGTGTGTATCGCCGAGCGTCACGCCAAAAAGGGCGACGAGCCACAAAGGATGCGCGAAAAGATCGCGGCTGGGGCGAAGTTTTTCATCTCGCAGGCTATTTTTGACGCGGATATGACGCGTAAATTTTTAGAGGGCTGCGCGGCCGCAAAGATAACCGAGCCGATATTTCTCACGTTTTCAACGGCGGGCAACCCAAAAACGCTAGAGTTTATCAAGTGGCTAGGCGTTAGCGTGCCAAGCGCAGTCGAGGCGCGTCTAAACGCTGGCGAGGACTATCTGGCGCAAAGTTGCGAGATAATCAAAGAAATTTGGCGCGAGCTAAAGAAATTTGGCGACGAAAACGGGCTAAATTTGAGCGCGAACATCGAAAGCGTGATGGCTAAGCGCGCCGAGATCGAGGCGAGCCTAGAGCTAGCTCGCGAGTTTAGACTTCTTTAA